From the genome of Periplaneta americana isolate PAMFEO1 chromosome 15, P.americana_PAMFEO1_priV1, whole genome shotgun sequence, one region includes:
- the LOC138714881 gene encoding sorting nexin-7-like isoform X1, with protein MADSEETAVLEVSSECKPSLLKKQDSKDTDIMSNYSTSLEGSVVASPSIESFSTLPDQEMSEFGLDTRDLQVKVDNPQKHLDTLETYITFRITTRTSRAEFDETEYVVRRRYNDFIWLRQKLVEAFPTHLIPPLPGKHTLLAQLDRYSKEFIVARMALLHRFLNRVANHPVLSCNQSVKVFLTAKPSEFSIHRKSRQGLLGRMSSSFHNLAAVYMMRQRTPEFEQVREYVNTLGEKLNSIDKISQRIHKERQEYLYELHQMHPIFTLWSASEPELSPVLLAMAAAVEHNAQAQQHVLVTFTPNIAQPLKEYLLYIEAVKEALTRRDSVQIEYELTVEELKKKRTEKELLLAGEQTAVSTSGSGGGGFSIGGTSLWKSAGEMRDDKLQKLAQAIPQLVKQVEENQDKVECANENLRADLDRWHYEKKDDLKKLFVALANQQIKYYEQCLAAWEEVLPDMKGVDTTSFSPNNKAQLQVSS; from the exons ATGGCGGATTCCGAAGAGACAGCTGTCTTGGAAGTTTCTTCAGAATGTAAACCATCATTACTAAAGAAGCAAGACAGTAAAGATACTGACATAATGTCAAACTATAGCACTTCACTGGAGGGATCAGTG GTGGCTTCGCCATCCATAGAAAGTTTTTCTACTCTTCCAGATCAAGAAATGTCAGAATTTGGCTTGGACACTCGCGACCTGCAAGTGAAAGTTGATAATCCACAGAAACATTTAGACACACTTGAAACATACATAACATTCCGTATCACAACAAGG ACTTCTCGAGCTGAGTTTGATGAAACTGAGTATGTTGTTCGGAGGCGTTATAATGACTTCATTTGGCTTCGTCAAAAGTTAGTTGAAGCCTTTCCAACTCATCTAATTCCA CCTTTACCTGGGAAACATACACTACTGGCCCAGTTGGACCGATACTCGAAAGAGTTCATTGTAGCACGAATGGCTTTGCTCCATCGATTCCTAAATCGCGTTGCTAATCATCCTGTACTGAGCTGTAACCAGAGTGTGAAGGTGTTTCTCACTGCAAAACCATCA GAATTCTCAATTCATCGCAAAAGTCGTCAAGGTTTGCTTGGACGCATGTCCAGCTCCTTCCATAATCTGGCTGCAGTGTACATGATGCGTCAGCGAACTCCAGAGTTTGAGCAAGTCCGAGAATATGTTAACACACTGGGAGAGAAACTTAACAGCATTGACAAGATCAGCCAGCGCATCCATAAAGAGAGGCAAG AATACCTCTATGAATTGCATCAGATGCATCCCATCTTCACACTCTGGTCTGCATCTGAACCTGAGCTGAGCCCAGTTTTGCTGGCCATGGCTGCTGCTGTTGAACACAATGCTCAAGCCCAGCAACATGTCCTCGTCACTTTCACACCCAATATAGCGCAG CCCTTGAAGGAATATCTTCTGTACATAGAAGCTGTGAAGGAAGCTCTGACTCGTCGTGATTCAGTTCAAatagaatatgaactgactgtaGAAGAACTCAAGAAAAAGAGAACAGAGAAAGAGTTG TTGCTAGCAGGAGAGCAAACAGCAGTGTCCACATCTGGAAGTGGAGGAGGGGGTTTCAGCATTGGAGGAACATCTCTGTGGAAGAGTGCTGGGGAAATGAGAGATGACAAATTACAGAAACTAGCACAAGCCATTCCACAACTAGTGAAACAAGTTGAG GAAAATCAGGACAAAGTGGAATGTGCCAATGAAAATCTAAGAGCTGATTTGGATCGATGGCATTATGAGAAGAAGGATGATCTGAAGAAATTATTTGTGGCACTAGCTAATCAGCAGATAAAATATTATGAGCAG TGCCTTGCAGCATGGGAAGAAGTTCTACCTGATATGAAAGGAGTAGATACGACGTCATTCTCTCCAAATAACAAGGCACAACTGCAAGTATCGAGCTAG
- the LOC138714881 gene encoding sorting nexin-7-like isoform X2: protein MADSEETAVLEVSSECKPSLLKKQDSKDTDIMSNYSTSLEGSVVASPSIESFSTLPDQEMSEFGLDTRDLQVKVDNPQKHLDTLETYITFRITTRTSRAEFDETEYVVRRRYNDFIWLRQKLVEAFPTHLIPPLPGKHTLLAQLDRYSKEFIVARMALLHRFLNRVANHPVLSCNQSVKVFLTAKPSEFSIHRKSRQGLLGRMSSSFHNLAAVYMMRQRTPEFEQVREYVNTLGEKLNSIDKISQRIHKERQEYLYELHQMHPIFTLWSASEPELSPVLLAMAAAVEHNAQAQQHVLVTFTPNIAQPLKEYLLYIEAVKEALTRRDSVQIEYELTVEELKKKRTEKELLLAGEQTAVSTSGSGGGGFSIGGTSLWKSAGEMRDDKLQKLAQAIPQLVKQENQDKVECANENLRADLDRWHYEKKDDLKKLFVALANQQIKYYEQCLAAWEEVLPDMKGVDTTSFSPNNKAQLQVSS, encoded by the exons ATGGCGGATTCCGAAGAGACAGCTGTCTTGGAAGTTTCTTCAGAATGTAAACCATCATTACTAAAGAAGCAAGACAGTAAAGATACTGACATAATGTCAAACTATAGCACTTCACTGGAGGGATCAGTG GTGGCTTCGCCATCCATAGAAAGTTTTTCTACTCTTCCAGATCAAGAAATGTCAGAATTTGGCTTGGACACTCGCGACCTGCAAGTGAAAGTTGATAATCCACAGAAACATTTAGACACACTTGAAACATACATAACATTCCGTATCACAACAAGG ACTTCTCGAGCTGAGTTTGATGAAACTGAGTATGTTGTTCGGAGGCGTTATAATGACTTCATTTGGCTTCGTCAAAAGTTAGTTGAAGCCTTTCCAACTCATCTAATTCCA CCTTTACCTGGGAAACATACACTACTGGCCCAGTTGGACCGATACTCGAAAGAGTTCATTGTAGCACGAATGGCTTTGCTCCATCGATTCCTAAATCGCGTTGCTAATCATCCTGTACTGAGCTGTAACCAGAGTGTGAAGGTGTTTCTCACTGCAAAACCATCA GAATTCTCAATTCATCGCAAAAGTCGTCAAGGTTTGCTTGGACGCATGTCCAGCTCCTTCCATAATCTGGCTGCAGTGTACATGATGCGTCAGCGAACTCCAGAGTTTGAGCAAGTCCGAGAATATGTTAACACACTGGGAGAGAAACTTAACAGCATTGACAAGATCAGCCAGCGCATCCATAAAGAGAGGCAAG AATACCTCTATGAATTGCATCAGATGCATCCCATCTTCACACTCTGGTCTGCATCTGAACCTGAGCTGAGCCCAGTTTTGCTGGCCATGGCTGCTGCTGTTGAACACAATGCTCAAGCCCAGCAACATGTCCTCGTCACTTTCACACCCAATATAGCGCAG CCCTTGAAGGAATATCTTCTGTACATAGAAGCTGTGAAGGAAGCTCTGACTCGTCGTGATTCAGTTCAAatagaatatgaactgactgtaGAAGAACTCAAGAAAAAGAGAACAGAGAAAGAGTTG TTGCTAGCAGGAGAGCAAACAGCAGTGTCCACATCTGGAAGTGGAGGAGGGGGTTTCAGCATTGGAGGAACATCTCTGTGGAAGAGTGCTGGGGAAATGAGAGATGACAAATTACAGAAACTAGCACAAGCCATTCCACAACTAGTGAAACAA GAAAATCAGGACAAAGTGGAATGTGCCAATGAAAATCTAAGAGCTGATTTGGATCGATGGCATTATGAGAAGAAGGATGATCTGAAGAAATTATTTGTGGCACTAGCTAATCAGCAGATAAAATATTATGAGCAG TGCCTTGCAGCATGGGAAGAAGTTCTACCTGATATGAAAGGAGTAGATACGACGTCATTCTCTCCAAATAACAAGGCACAACTGCAAGTATCGAGCTAG
- the Lkb1 gene encoding serine/threonine-protein kinase STK11, whose amino-acid sequence MDKEMTLDEDFRLDEEEINSGIFSDLEPVTWLNEDDTEVNMFFHRVDSDQIIYQTKKKKCKMIGKYVMGDLLGEGSYGKVKEMLDSETLCRRAVKILKKRKLRRIPNGEQNVQREIQLLKILKHKNVISLVDVLYNEEKQKMYMILEYCVGGLQDMLESTPNKKFPLWQAHGYFSQLVDGLEYLHSKGIIHKDIKPGNLLLTLDGTLKISDLGVAEALDMFAEDDTCYTGQGSPAFQPPEIANGHEKFSGFKVDIWSSGVTLYNITTGLYPFEGDNIYRLFENIGKGEFTIPSEIENPLRALLEGMLQKDPEKRLSLPQIRQHPWCTRKPTRTLEYVPIPPLRGDEFHTMTVLPYLMEYHYGDDSANAENHTEYITEHELNEERKLQELEAHGQAVTGDSSTGRRGGGSGNKRRWRRPISCISVKKFPSCKQS is encoded by the exons ATGGACAAGGAGATGACACTAGACGAAGATTTTAGATTAGACGAGGAAGAAATTAATTCTGGGATTTTTAGTGACCTGGAGCCAGTGACATGGTTAAACGAAGACGACACTGAGGTTAACATGTTCTTCCACAGAGTGGATTCTGATCAAATTATTTATCAAACCAAAAAGAAGAAATGCAAAATGATAGGGAAATATGTGATGGGTGATCTGTTAGGAGAAGGTAGCTATGGTAAAGTGAAGGAAATGCTGGACTCTGAAACACTTTGCAGGAGGGCTGTAAAAATTCTAAAGAAGAGGAAGCTGAGAAGGATACCAAATGGAGaacaaaatgttcaaag AGAGATCCAGCTTCTTAAGATACTGAAGCACAAGAATGTGATAAGCTTGGTTGATGTTTTGtataatgaagagaaacagaAAATGTATATGATTTTAGAATATTGTGTTGGAGGTCTTCAAGATATGTTAGAGAGTACACCAAATAAGAAATTTCCTCTTTGGCAAGCACATGG gtATTTCTCTCAGCTGGTTGATGGTCTAGAATATCTACATAGTAAAGGAATTATTCATAAAGATATCAAACCAGGAAATCTTCTTCTTACTCTTGATGGTACATTGAAAATTTCTGATCTTGGCGTTGCAGAG GCGCTGGATATGTTTGCTGAGGATGACACATGTTATACAGGACAGGGTTCACCTGCATTCCAGCCCCCTGAAATTGCTAATGGCCATGAAAAATTTTCGGGATTCAAAGTTGACATCTGGAGTAGTGGTGTAACTCT GTATAATATAACGACTGGTCTATATCCATTTGAAGGTGACAATATTTATAGGttatttgaaaatattggaaAAGGAGAGTTCACAATACCAAGTGAAATTGAAAATCCTCTGCGAGCTCTATTGGAAGGAATGTTGCAGAAAGACCCAGAGAAAAGATTGTCATTACCGCAGATAAGACAACATCC ATGGTGTACACGCAAGCCAACAAGGACACTGGAATATGTTCCTATTCCTCCTCTACGTGGCGATGAGTTCCATACAATGACAGTGTTGCCATATCTAATGGAATATCACTATGGTGATGATTCTGCTAATGCAGAAAACCACACAGAATATATAACAGAGCATGAACTCAATG AGGAAAGGAAGTTGCAAGAGTTGGAGGCACATGGACAAGCAGTAACAGGAGATAGCAGTACAGGACGTCGTGGAGGAGGAAGTGGAAACAAGCGAAGATGGAGACGCCCCATCTCATGCATCAGTGTTAAGAAATTCCCGTCCTGCAAGCAATCATGA